The Neurospora crassa OR74A linkage group V, whole genome shotgun sequence sequence TACCTCctcgtcgacgacgacacctACCTTGTCCAACCATCCCTAAAAcccctcctcgcccaccTCGACTCCGAAGTCCCCTACTACCTCGGCAACGCAGTCGGCGACTTTCGCGTTCGCTTTGCCCACGGCGGCTCCGGCATCATCTTATCACAAGGCGCCATGTCCTCCCTCATTCTCGACAATCCACACGCCGTGCGCACCGCCCACCTCGAATCACTGTCGGAAACATGGGGCGACCGCTTGCTGGCCAGGACACTGATAAGAGCCGGGGTATATCTGGATGAGGAGTACAGCCATTTGTTCAGCGGCGAACCTCCATGGTGGGCCAAGATTCGCCCGGGTCGGTTCTGCAGTCCTATTATCACGTTTCATGGACTGGGCCAGCCGGAGAAGATGCACCAGGCAGGTGAGAGCTTCAGGAATGTGAGCAAGCCACTACTATGGAGCGATATCTGGGACGTGTATGGGATGTCGAGGCCGTGGAGGCAGAGTACATTGACGGAAGACGAGCTGGCGAAACCAATAGAGTATGCGAATTGGGATCATGCAGGTGGGAGTGGTGGGGAGGTGGCGGTAGTTGAGGGTGtcgagaaggcggaggagtgcGGCAAGAAGTGTTATGAGAAGGGGAGCGAGTGCATGGCTTGGACgtgggagaaggagacaAGAAGGTGTAATCTCAGTCCGTGGATGATTGTGGGAGAGAAGGTTGAAGGGAAGGTGAGCGGGCCGAATGGAAAGTTGGCAAGGGAGTTGGAGATGGTCTGTTTAAAGTATTAGCAGACCGGGAGATGACAGAAAGGCTATGAACAAACGTGTTGCTGTTCAGCGGGATGAAACACCTTCACGACCTACATTACACATACTGCTCCAGTCAGAAAAGATGTGCGGCGGAGTATGGCGAGATCCTATGCTAGAAGAGCAGAATACCCGGCTCATGTTTTCCCATGagtattcttataaatacatggttaataaattataatgtTTTACTTGGTGTACTTACTGGATTGCCCATGCGGTTGAAACCTTTGCGACGCAGGAGTTCCCATCATCGAGCGAGTGTCGTACGTGAACACAAACACGGAGTTGTCAACGTCACCTCCCACATCACCAGACCCGACTCTATCGTCGTTGAACTCAAGCAGTACTACTCAGTTAGTTTATGCCATCTCGTCTGCCACAAACGTCTTGAAGCATGTAAAACCCCGAGTCACTGTGCGAATGCGGCTCAGTTTACCTGCCTGGTCATCTGCAGGGGCACGCACTGGCGCATGTTGATACCACAGTTAAGCGATCGACAGGGGTCGAAGTGACTGTGCAGACGTAACAGTAAGAATTGTTTATCAGCTACCTTGTGATACTTGAGAAATGCCGCGATAAGATCCCGTGAGAGGTACCGACATGtcgcttcctttttttttttttttttctaacgTTGGGAGGCCGGGCGCTAACGAAACTGAATGGACAACGACTGGAAGTTGAGAGCGACTGGAGAGACAGACCCTGGGGATCTCGACACACACCGACAGTCACGCCATCGTGTCTTCCGCACTCGGACTCCTAGTTGTACTCGGCGACAGCAAAAGGAGAGGGGCCAAATGCACCTAGGAAGTTGGGGTACCACGGTACACGCAAGTTCTCAAGCATTACATACGCGTCTGGCGCCTTCTTGCGACAGATTGAGAACTCCCTTCACTCTGCTTGGCACGTACCCATCTTTCCGGTCTTGAACAGCCGAGGCAGAGGCACGCCAATGGACTGATCCCGCTCCAGTCCTGACCAAACTAAACCGTCGTCTTCCGTCTTCCGTCTTGCTGCTACGCCAGAGACCACCAAGATGCGACCAATATTCTTACGCTCCGTGTTCCGGgtcgccatcatcgccacGCCCattctcctcgtcctccactACTTCATCACCCACGTCCTCGCCCTCATCCACATCTTCTTCCAACACCCCGGCATCGCCATCACCCAGCGCGAAGTCGCCAATGCCTACCTCAACGGCACCCTCCAAGAATCGCGAAAGGCGCCTCAGATCCCCAAGATCATCCACCAGATCTTTCACAATTGGAAGGACCCGGCGAACGAAACGCTGCCGAGTGATTGGGACCAACAGAGGCATACTTGTATCGATATCAATCCCGATTGGGAATATCgcgtatgttttttttttcttttttttttttgttttttttttttcccctccccttttttcccctccctttttttttcctgtttCCATCCCTGTAACCCATCCAATCTGTCCATACCCCATGCTAATTATAGATTTATGGATACAAACGAACAAACAGCTCTGGACACACAAATCCTCCCTCGCTTTTCTGTCAACCCACTACCCTACCTTCCTCCCCGCCTACCTCTCCTACCCACACCCCGTCCAGCGCGTCGATGCCCTCCGCTACTTCCTCCTCTACCACTACGGCGGCATCTACCTCGACCTCGACAACGGGTGTCTGCCATCCATCAAGCCAGGCTCAGACTCATTAGACGCTTTAACGTACTTCCCGCTCTGGATCACCGATGGCGGCAGGGGAGCGctaagtaataatatcctGGCTGCTAGACCTAACCACCCGTTTTGGGGACGGGTGGTGGCGGAGTTGATAGAGGGCAGGGGGGCGTTGCCGCTTGGGAGCTTGACGGAACGGTTAGCTGGGTTCTggaagcggtggtggtgtttgtggGGGGTGTTGCGGTATGTGGAGATTAGTTGGGGAGTTGGACAGTGGTTTATTGGTGGGGCGTGGGATGAGTATCATCGGATGTTGCAGCTGGGACAGGACGTCATGACGGGGAAGACAGTAGaaggggtggtggttgatgaagAGGTGAGTGGGAGGTTGTATAGGCTCATGATGGATAATCGGCCGGGCATGGATGAGTGGGTGTTCTTTACgcaggggaggggagggacgTGGCATGGGTGGGATAATTGGTTGTTTTTGGAGATTGGAGAGCATTTGTGGATATTTTCCATGGTGCTGGCATCGTTGGTGGGATTGATGGGGTGGTTGGCGAGGAGGTATTGGCGGGCccaaagagggaaagggtaTCGGAAGGTTAAGAGTGAGGACATGGAAGATAGGAGTGAGTGAGGCTGAGTAAGTGCTCGGGGCTTGCAGGTGCTCAAGTCTGGTGTCAGCCTTGTTGTTCGTCTTGATTAGCAGCAAAGGTGGAcgagactacctctacctacgtaTGGATGCTTAAATTCGGCCAAGACAGACAGTGGTTAGACCTGGAACTTTTCATCAAGGTTTTCCTTTCACTTAAAAAAGCACCTACACACTGCAGCACGCGTTCAAAGGAATTAATGAACATCTTCATGGAAGCCTTCGGGCTCTGTTATCAGGACATGAAGGGTGAAGATGCCTCCCGTGTGACAAACACGAGGGCGTCTCAAGGTTATTCAGTTTCAGCTGAAGAATAACACAGCATCCAAAATTCACCAGAAGGCACCACCGCTATGCCAACCACAAAAGGATGACGTCCAGATCTTCAGCCTTTGATCCGTCTTGGTGTACGGCCTTCCGAACCGAGTTTTTCTAAAATAGGTTCCGACTGAAAGATCTAAACGCTTTACCGCGGCCGATGGCCCCACAAACCATCAAGTGGTTCGAAAACTCCAGATGCCTCTACATGTCTAACCCAGTCTTTATGCATCTGGTATTGAGGTTCGGGCGTGACGCCGCGATATCAAACGGGCGCTTGAATAATTCCAGCGTAACGCTTACCCGGAATATGAAGCTCCACACATCCTCCCCATGCCCAGGCAAAGAATCCAAATCCCAATACATTTGCCAACTCTTCTTCCAACCGTTGCATCAACCTCATCACCGCCCGATAGGAGACGGACTCCAAAGTACCGCACCGCTCCTCGCGTATGCATGCCGGTATTGCTTGCTGCCTCTCGCGATAATACTTCGGCTCCGGGAGCCTGGATGGCGGAACATACAAGACATGGCGGCTTCACCTTTTTCCCGCTTGAACGCCATCGCTCGCTTAGAGTTGCATCATGATACCACTGTTGCATTCATACCTATTCTTGCCTCTCAAACTTGTCTTCCAATCCAGAGAGACCGGTTTTCCAGTACCACGGAACATGGACAACCGCGATCACCGTGTTCTGGAATGGAAAGTTGTGCCGCGGTTTGTCGTTGTCGAAGACACTAAGACGTGGAGGACCCACTAGCAGATGGATGTTTCCCCTTTCGGATAGACCGCAGCGTTACATCCTCCCATGAAACGGCGAGGaacacccccccccccccccccccggtaCAAACACGGATCCCTGTCCAGGGGGAACTGGGGAAGAAATGCCTCCGTATACTTAATCGGGAATAGGGGCATCGCAGTAGGCGTCTCGACGGTCTTGGCATCTTTTTGGGTCTTTTGCCGCGAAAGGGTCTTTGGACACTCGATGGTTTAGGGTCTTCAATGTCGTGAATGAGAAACATGGCTGAGGCGAGGTATAGATCCGAGTATGAGGAACATTTACAGAGGAATTTCAACGCCACAATAACTACGCTGCCTGACCCGTACATACTCCAAATCAAGGCAGATGTTCAATCGACTCTTCGGCCGGCGGCTCAAATGCTATCCAGGGTCTACCACAAAACGGTTTCAGGAAAACAATAGCCTGCTCCAACACCCCTCGCTTGTCCGGTACCCGGCACTCCTATCGCCCTGAACCCAGTCACTCAGAGCCTCAGACGGAATGCTAACCGAAGTTTCCTCTCAGACTTGGGCCTTTCCACCAATACTGGAAGTTTCCGCACACGCAATCCTGTCTCTGACGATCCACCCCCACTAGTTCTCCCGTCCACCTCCAACATCCTACCCGTCTTCAAACATGGTGGCTTTCCGAGGCGCTTGCACTTTCCCCTTGGTCTCTGGTCCTGCTCATCTAATCTCTAATAACAGGATGCCAATAATCCACTTCTCCACGCGTTGCGGCAAACGTCAGACGTTGCGGTGTCGCCGCGATTGCATCATTGCCCATGAACTGCAAGCGCCGCAACGATGGCATGGGTGAAGAAGGCCCATTGGTGTGGCCGAGGCTTGTGTTGTTCAACATCCATCCAAAGGGTATAAAGACGTCGACAGGTTCCAAGTCAtcaggaaaaaaagaagaagcaagacAACAGACTTCAGCTTCTGAACATCTACCAcattctcttctcttctattcGATTCTCCAACCATCGTCATTCTTTCGATATAACACTATTCACAATGGCCCGCATGAGCATCCTCACCGCCCTGGCTGGCGCTTCCCTCGTTGCCGCCCACGGCCACGTCTCCAAGGTCATCGTCAACGGCGTCGAGTACCAGAACTACGACCCCACCTCCTTCCCTTACAACTCCAACCCCCCCACCGTGATCGGCTGGACCATCGACCAGAAGGACAACGGCTTCGTCTCGCCTGACGCCTTCGACTCCGGCGACATCATCTGCCACAAGTCCGCCAAGCCCGCCGGCGGCCACGCCACCGTCAAGGCCGGCGACAAGATCTCGCTCCAGTGGGACCAGTGGCCCGAGTCGCACAAGGGCCCCGTCATCGACTACCTGGCCGCCTGCGACGGCGACTGCGAGTCGGTCGACAAGACGGCCCTCAAGTTCTTCAAGATCGACGGCGCCGGCTACGACGCCACCAACGGCTGGGCCTCGGACACCCTCATCAAGGACGGCAACTCGTGGGTCGTCGAGATCCCCGAGAGCATCAAGCCCGGCAACTACGTCCTCCGCCACGAGATCATCGCCCTGCACAGCGCCGGCCAGGCCAACGGCGCCCAGAACTACCCCCAGTGCTTCAACCTCAAGGTCGAAGGCTCCGGCTCCACCGTCCCCGCCGGCGTCGCCGGCACCGAGCTCTACAAGGCCACCGACGCCGGTATCCTCTTTGATATCTACAAGAACGACATCTCCTACCCCGTTCCTGGCCCCTCCCTCATTGCTGGCGCCTCCAGCTCCATCGCGCAGAGCAAGATGGCCGCCACTGCCACCGCGTCCGCTACCCTCCCTGGTGCTACTGGCGGTAGCAACAGCCCTGctacctccgccgccgccgctgctccTGCTACCTCCGCTGCGGCTGCTACTAGCCAGGTCCAGGCCGCCCCTGCTACCACCTTGGTCACTAGCACCAAGGCTGCTGCACCCGCtacttctgctgctgctcctgctgctcccGCTACCTCGGCCGCGGCGGGCGGTGCTGGCCAGGTCCAGGCTAAGCAGACCAAGTGGGGACAGTGCGGTGGTAACGGCTTCACTGGTCCTACTGAGTGCGAGAGCGGATCTACTTGCACCAAGTACAACGACTGGTACTCTCAGTGCGTCTAAGTgccttaccttaccttttAAGGGAGAGTATCTAGATTGAAGgatgggaaagaaaagagggggagatggagaaaaagaagaaggtgatCGATGCCATAGCATGACATGACAAGATAGTATGGCATGACATGGTATGAGCACAAGGTTGATGTCCATGACTGACCGTCTGGAGTGATGAGacgacggagacggagacgagACGGGAGAGGGATGAAGGATGAAGGAATCTTGTAACATAGGCCAATTTTTTTCAAATTTTTCCAAACCAATTTTTGTATCTGTACATATACAGCTTTGCATCAAATAGAAACATACATCATATCATATCCATTGCTGTTTGTCTCTATCCTTTGATACTGGGTTATGTAGAGGTTCCTTGGCTTGTTACCTCTACTCTAATGATTTGAAACGAACAGGAAACAGTAAAGTCTCCCTCCTAAGCCACGCGTGATTGCTAAGTGCCATCCTATCCGGGATGTCGGTGGCGTTGTCGGATCTTCCCGAGTGAGGAATTACGAGCAAACAAAGTCCAGCGACAAAGAAACCTGAATCATGATACCTCTAACGTGAAATGAGTGATATTCCGGATGCAGCGCCCAAACAATATGTCATGCTTCGGCCGCTAACTGAAAGGCGGCCGGCCACAAAGCATGGAATGGAACAGACCAGAAACGAGCCCGCTTTCTTTGTCTATGATCTGCCCACGAGTTAGCATGACTTTAGTTGAAGCTCTGCCCATTCGCCTTTAATttttcttacctacctagtatcCAGTTTGTTGTTTTATTGTTTCAACTTATCATTGCGTCCATTTTTCTTCCCCGGAGGACACTTGTATCTCTCGGGCTGTCATTCATCTTGTGTATGCGTGCAGCTCAAACGCAacttcctcaacaccatctcCACACGCACtgccaaagaaaaaaaagaaaaaaaaaactaaaacTTCAGAATTCGCTACCATGGAGTTCAGCACAGACAGCACTTCTTCTCAAAAGGAGTCATTCCAGCCAAAAGACATGGAGGAAAATGCCATGGAAGAAGGACCTAATGCTATGGAAGAAGGACCTAATGCTATGGAAGAAGGACCTAATGCCATGGATTCCAGCGTAGACATCCATTTGCAAGAGGTTTCATTATCGCACGGGCCAGAGGACGAAATTTACGAGGAAAATTTACCTGTCGTTGAAAGAGAACCTGCTGTTATGGAGGACACAACTGTCATGGAGAAGGCGCATGAACCTTTTGTGACGGAATGGTCACCTATCGTCGAAGGGTCACCCACtttggaaggggaagagtcACCCAAGGCGGAATGGTCACCGATCTCGGAGAAAGAACCTGTCCTCAAAGAGGAACCTATCGAGGAAAGAACATCTCCTTCCATCGAAACGCCATACTATCGCATCGATACGCCACCCATTGCTGAAAAGTCATCACCCATCAGAGAAAAGGAACCTGTCATAGAGGAGCCAACTGTCGCGACAGAGCCAACCGTCGTGGAAAAGCCATCTGTGCCATCTGTTGTGGAAAAAACGTCTTCCCTGGGAAAGGCACATGGTACAGAAAGGACATCTGTCGTGGAAAAGGAGGCACCGGTGGAAAAGGGGGCAGCTGCAGAAACGAACGCACCCATCGTGGAGAAGACATCTGTCATGCCAAACACTCATATCGCGGGGAAAGCACTTCTTATTGAGAAGATGTCTGTCATGAAGGAAACACCTTTCGTCAACAAGGTACACGTACCAAGTACCATGCAAAAGGTGCCTGTCGTGCTCAAGACAACTGTCTCGAAAATGGCACCTTTTGTGGAGAAGTTCAAAAAGGAGATTCGTGCCCTTCAGAACTATCAGGAAGTCCCGTCAACAGCAGAACCGGCCGCCGCAATATCggtccttttccttttcgcCGTGTACATGACGCTGTTCACCTTGATTTTCCGCCTCAATGCATCCTCggtccttcttttccttccacgGCTCTGAGCGGTTGACAAAACCGTCAATCGCCAATGAAATTAGATGCATCAAGCGGAAGGGTTGGCCGGTGCTTGTCACCGTTGCTCTTGCCCCGATACATCGCGACTTTTCTCCTGCATGCGTCATCTACTGCAGTCGATCACGACGGAACTTGTCAACTTGATGGCTCGTGCGCTTCCACTGCCCCCTCTGGCTCTGTTGTGCTGCTGGCGTccgtctcttcttcttcgatgaGTGTAgttactacctaggtacttgaAGTTTATCCCCGCACTCGCCATCAAACAGACTCGCACTCCTCaaagactacctacctatcgacGGCTCACCAGCTCAACCAGCGGCCGACACAAGCGACTGGAGTTCAGATACTGAGGCTTCACCACTAGCGGCGAATGACCTGGGGGGAAAAAATGTTGGCATAGTTCTCGAGCTCGTGTTGGAAGTCGTCTTTTGCCTCTACATCCTTTCACTTTCATCCGAAGATCAGCGGACTCTCAGCCTGCAAACTCGAGACAACTGGTTGTTGTCAAGTGCCAACGAATAAATAACAGCACGACATTTTCTTTTGCTTCGAATTCAGTGTCCTGACGTGCGCGCGGAAGGTAGTTCCACTCCGGCGGCAGCAAAGTCACAGAGAAAGAGTGATGCTGGATGAATCGATATTAAGGGCAGGCTTGACAGCCGGGTGCATGGGATCGCAACCACTTTGGAAGGAAGGCGCGGGTAATTGGTGGTAGGCCGTCACCCGAAGCTTGCCAAAGGAAAATGTGCTTCACTCAGAGCAGAGCATACCTAGACAGAGGAGCAAGTCCAGAACTGGTCCCGAAAGTGGAAAGAGAGTGTTTCGAAGAGGCGAAAGGACATGTACTGTATCGTGCAATCATCGTTTTCCCAGTGTTATTCTGGTCTTTCCCACCAGCTCCATACTTCGAATGAGCCATACATGTGTCTGATTTGTTCCAAAGGGAGATCGTACATTTTGAAATGCTCCCGTACAAATCGAAGACATGTACTCCTGACCCAAATCACCGCAATCACTGTAGGAGTATGCTTTCCTAATGGAAGAAAGAGCACTATCAAGAGTTGGAAATGCCTGGACAAGTTGACTAGAGGTAACAGGTTCCTGACAAGAGACGTTTATTGTAGAGGCAGTCCTGTCACAGCACATAGGATCACCGTGCTGTCCAGGTGCTGTTTCCCTTCTCAGTCCAGTCGGTACACTCGTGACCGTCGGGTTCCTGCCAGGTACGGGAGAGCGTGACACAAGAAAAATTGTCTGTTCCCCTCGTCTAGAAacaaggaggaaggggaaggaacgCGTACCTCTACGAGCAACCAATTTCGACTCCCACAGTTTCTTACTCTCCCACGCGCCTTCCAGGCGGCTGCTCCCCTCGTTTCctctctcccctccctcccttcccctcctctctcttccctccCCACCCGTTATTAacttccctccccctcctctcttctcttcttctcctcttccctttccttcaacATCAAACACAACCATCGTTgttcaccaccacttcctcaCCATTCTTCGTCGCTGCTTGCGTTCAAGaacgtcaacaacaccaccaaaaaccaccaccttcttcaACCTCCAGTTACTCGGCGTAGCGCCAGGGTGCCATCGTCGCCCTGCTCCCTGCTGGTGCCCTCCTCGGTTCGCTCGTCGCTGGCACTTTCTCTTGGTAAGCTCTGCTGCCTCCTACCTCCGTGGCGTCCATGACAGGATTACCTATTGAcgtctccttccacttcagcCCCTCATCAATTTCACCGCCATGGATCAAACATCGGCTACGggtgctgctgcggctgccTCAGCAGCACCCACAGCTTCATCGGCTGTCCCAGCTGCACccgcagcaccaccagctgcTCCGGTTGCCCCGGCCCCATCAACTTGCTCTTGCCCGGCTCGCAACCGTAAGGGCGTCCTATTTGCTGTTCCTGTTGTGACGGGCGGTAATGCTCCTGTGCTCCCAGACTGAGCACAAGGTGAGTAAACACATGGCTTCCGCTCGTCAGTCCAAGCTCAGCACAGAACTAACACGATGAAGTAGGATAGATAGTAGggccaggggggggggggggggttgccAAGTTGCAAGTCACCTTCGAATCATCTTTGTGTCCGTTTCTCTTGTTGTTGAGACGTCAATGCTAACAATTTCCTTATGCAACCAGGTTTtcacaaccccccccccctttggAAATTGTAAAATCAGAGCGGGTCCGGGGTGAAGTTGCTAAGAGTGTCGAGGACGCTCCCGGGCGCTCTGCCATGTGGAGTCCGTACCCTCGCCTCAGCCGACGCTCCAAGTTTACAGATTTGATGTCTCGCGAGTCTGGTTGGACTGTACAAGGGCCCTCTGACGGCCGGCTCCGCGACGTTTCCCTTCTCGGCTATCTACTTCCCAACTTACTCCCACCTAAAGAAGGGACCTTTTCGGCGAGTCAAAGACCAAGAAGGTGAGTGTTCTCCATATCCTCCCCCGTTGTCGATACCCTCTTGACTAATTGCTGGATCACCGGGTGTTTGACAGGCCGGCCTAATTTGCCACCGATTCGAACTGCTCTCTCGATTGCCTCCACGGCAGCCGGTCTTTTCACCGTAGATGAGGATTTGATTGAGAAGGCAATTGAAACATCGGGTTGCACTGTCTCGGGGAGTGTTGCGAATTGGATCTGTCTGTAGGGGGCGGGGTCGTTGGAAGAGGGAAGAGTTGTGTCTGTAGTCTTCATGTATGTCTGTATGCTTCACGAGCAAGTCCGTAGGGAGCCACGCGATAACAACACTCCATATCTATGGCCACAAATCATCCACTTTGATCGCTTGACTCCAGCTCACTCACCACATGTCAACGTACATGTAACCATTTCACCATCCACACCCTCCCCAGCATCCTTCTCACACAGCCAGCACAACCCTTTGCAGATAGCTGATGAATCCCTTAGATACGCGCTACCGTTCACACTCCTCAATCTGTCCAGGTGCTTCCCCAATTCTTCCTCTGCGCCACATCCGTCTCCATCTGCGGATGTGAATAATTGACATACATCTCCTACTCCTCCATCGAAATGTTATTTGGGACTGCGTTCCCCACAAAGTTTCGGATGGCCGCGAAGCCGTGCCTTCATCCGGATACATcctcttacctacctacctattcacGCAGTCGTAAATCAGGAACATgacaggtaggtactttaAATGAGCGTAAGCGGTGGAGTCCACATTGGGAACGGTGACGGCAGGGGTTCGGCGGCCTTGTTACACGCCGATTTACACGTGCCAATCCTGCTTGTTGACTTTGGAGTAGGTGCACCAACAGAAGGTAAGGTAACGGCGGAGAGTGGGGAGGGTAGTTGTA is a genomic window containing:
- the gh61-2 gene encoding endoglucanase IV, giving the protein MARMSILTALAGASLVAAHGHVSKVIVNGVEYQNYDPTSFPYNSNPPTVIGWTIDQKDNGFVSPDAFDSGDIICHKSAKPAGGHATVKAGDKISLQWDQWPESHKGPVIDYLAACDGDCESVDKTALKFFKIDGAGYDATNGWASDTLIKDGNSWVVEIPESIKPGNYVLRHEIIALHSAGQANGAQNYPQCFNLKVEGSGSTVPAGVAGTELYKATDAGILFDIYKNDISYPVPGPSLIAGASSSIAQSKMAATATASATLPGATGGSNSPATSAAAAAPATSAAAATSQVQAAPATTLVTSTKAAAPATSAAAPAAPATSAAAGGAGQVQAKQTKWGQCGGNGFTGPTECESGSTCTKYNDWYSQCV